Proteins from a single region of Equus asinus isolate D_3611 breed Donkey chromosome 17, EquAss-T2T_v2, whole genome shotgun sequence:
- the ATG13 gene encoding autophagy-related protein 13 isoform X1, whose amino-acid sequence METDLNSQDRKDLDKFIKFFALKTVQVIVQARLGERICTRSSSSPTGSDWFNLAIKDIPEVTHEAKKALAGQLPAVGRSMCVEISLKTSEGDSMELEIWCLEMNEKCDKEIKVSYTVYNRLSLLLKSLLAITRVTPAYRLSRKQGHEYVILYRIYFGEVQLNGLGEGFQTVRVGTVGTPVGTITLSCAYRINLAFMSTRQFERTPPIMGIIIDHFVDRPYPSSSPMHPCNYRTAGEDTGVTYPSVEDSQEVCTTSFSTSPPSQCVFTVTKAHFQTPTPVVTDTLRVPMAGLAFSHQLSSSRLSYQPAALGVGSADLAYPVVFAAGLTTTHPHQLMVPGKEGGVPLAPNQPALGAQADQERLATYTPSDGAHCAATPSSSEDTETVSNSSEGRASPHDVLETIFVRKVGAFVNKPINQVTLTSLDIPFAMFAPKNLELEDADPMVNPPDSPETESPLQGSLHSDGSSGGSSGNTHDDFVMIDFKPAFSKDDILPMDLGTFYREFQNPPQLSSLSIDIGAQSMAEDLDSLPEKLAVHEKNVREFDAFVETLQ is encoded by the exons ATGGAAACTGATCTCAATTCCCAGGACAGAAAGGACCTGGACAAGTTCATTAAATTTTTTGCCCTCAAG aCTGTCCAAGTGATTGTCCAGGCTCGACTTGGCGAGAGGATTTGTACTCGTTCGTCTTCATCCCCAACGGGTTCAGATTGG TTCAATTTAGCCATCAAAGACATCCCGGAGGTCACACATGAAGCCAAGAAGGCACTGGCGGGGCAGCTGCCTGCCGTTGGCAGATCTATGTGCGTGGAGATCTCCCTCAAGACTTCTGAG GGAGATTCCATGGAGCTAGAAATCTGGTgtcttgaaatgaatgaaaa GTGtgataaagaaatcaaagttTCCTACACGGTGTACAACAGACTGTCGTTGCTGCTGAAGTCTCTTCTTGCTATAACTAGGGTGACACCTGCTTACAGACTCTCCAGAAAACAGGGGCACGAATATGTCATATTGTACAG AATATATTTTGGGGAAGTTCAGCTGAATGGCTTAGGAGAAG GTTTCCAGACAGTCCGTGTTGGGACTGTGGGCACCCCTGTGGGCACCATCACTCTTTCTTGTGCTTACAGAATTAACTTGGCATTCATGTCCACCAG GCAATTTGAGAGGACCCCACCCATCATGGGGATCATCATCGATCACTTTGTGGACCGTCCCTATCCCAGCTCCTCGCCCATGCACCCCTGCAATTACAG AACCGCTGGTGAGGACACTGGAGTAACATATCCTTCTGTGGAAGATTCTCAAGAAGTGTGTACCACTTCTTTTTCAACCTCCCCTCCATCCCAG TGTGTGTTTACTGTCACAAAGGCACATTTTCAGACCCCTACTCCTGTGGTGACGGACACCCTGAGGGTCCCCATGGCAGGACTGGCCTTTTCCCATCAA CTCTCAAGCTCTCGCCTTTCCTATCAACCTGCTGCTCTGGGCGTTGGATCAGCTGACCTGGCTTATCCAGTAGTGTTTGCTGCTGGCTTAACCACCACACACCCTCACCAG CTAATGGTTCCCGGGAAGGAAGGCGGGGTACCCCTTGCTCCCAACCAGCCTGCCCTGGGTGCCCAGGCCGACCAGGAGAGATTGGCAACCTACACCCCTTCTGACGGGGCCCACTGTGCTGCCACACCTTCCAGCAG CGAGGACACGGAAACTGTATCAAACAGCAGTGAGGGACGGGCCTCCCCACACGACGTCTTGGAGACCATCTTTGTCCGAAAAGTGGGGGCTTTTGTCAACAAACCCATCAACCAG GTGACCCTGACCAGTTTGGACATACCCTTTGCCATGTTTGCTCCCAAGAATTTGGAGCTGGAGGATGCCGATCCCATG GTGAATCCTCCGGATTCCCCAGAGACTGAGTCTCCTCTCCAAGGCAGCCTGCACTCTGATGGCTCCAGCGGGGGCAGCAGTGGCAACACTCACGACGACTTTGTTATGATTGACTTC aaaccGGCTTTTTCTAAAGATGACATTCTTCCGATGGACTTGGGGACCTTCTATCGTGAATTTCAGAACCCCCCTCAGCTGAGCAGCCTCTCCATAGATATTGGGGCCCAGTCAATGGCCGAGGACTTG GACTCGCTACCAGAGAAGCTGGCTGTGCACGAGAAGAATGTCCGAGAATTTGATGCCTTTGTAGAAACCCTGCAGTAA
- the ATG13 gene encoding autophagy-related protein 13 isoform X2 has protein sequence METDLNSQDRKDLDKFIKFFALKTVQVIVQARLGERICTRSSSSPTGSDWFNLAIKDIPEVTHEAKKALAGQLPAVGRSMCVEISLKTSEGDSMELEIWCLEMNEKCDKEIKVSYTVYNRLSLLLKSLLAITRVTPAYRLSRKQGHEYVILYRIYFGEVQLNGLGEGFQTVRVGTVGTPVGTITLSCAYRINLAFMSTRQFERTPPIMGIIIDHFVDRPYPSSSPMHPCNYRTAGEDTGVTYPSVEDSQEVCTTSFSTSPPSQLSSSRLSYQPAALGVGSADLAYPVVFAAGLTTTHPHQLMVPGKEGGVPLAPNQPALGAQADQERLATYTPSDGAHCAATPSSSEDTETVSNSSEGRASPHDVLETIFVRKVGAFVNKPINQVTLTSLDIPFAMFAPKNLELEDADPMVNPPDSPETESPLQGSLHSDGSSGGSSGNTHDDFVMIDFKPAFSKDDILPMDLGTFYREFQNPPQLSSLSIDIGAQSMAEDLDSLPEKLAVHEKNVREFDAFVETLQ, from the exons ATGGAAACTGATCTCAATTCCCAGGACAGAAAGGACCTGGACAAGTTCATTAAATTTTTTGCCCTCAAG aCTGTCCAAGTGATTGTCCAGGCTCGACTTGGCGAGAGGATTTGTACTCGTTCGTCTTCATCCCCAACGGGTTCAGATTGG TTCAATTTAGCCATCAAAGACATCCCGGAGGTCACACATGAAGCCAAGAAGGCACTGGCGGGGCAGCTGCCTGCCGTTGGCAGATCTATGTGCGTGGAGATCTCCCTCAAGACTTCTGAG GGAGATTCCATGGAGCTAGAAATCTGGTgtcttgaaatgaatgaaaa GTGtgataaagaaatcaaagttTCCTACACGGTGTACAACAGACTGTCGTTGCTGCTGAAGTCTCTTCTTGCTATAACTAGGGTGACACCTGCTTACAGACTCTCCAGAAAACAGGGGCACGAATATGTCATATTGTACAG AATATATTTTGGGGAAGTTCAGCTGAATGGCTTAGGAGAAG GTTTCCAGACAGTCCGTGTTGGGACTGTGGGCACCCCTGTGGGCACCATCACTCTTTCTTGTGCTTACAGAATTAACTTGGCATTCATGTCCACCAG GCAATTTGAGAGGACCCCACCCATCATGGGGATCATCATCGATCACTTTGTGGACCGTCCCTATCCCAGCTCCTCGCCCATGCACCCCTGCAATTACAG AACCGCTGGTGAGGACACTGGAGTAACATATCCTTCTGTGGAAGATTCTCAAGAAGTGTGTACCACTTCTTTTTCAACCTCCCCTCCATCCCAG CTCTCAAGCTCTCGCCTTTCCTATCAACCTGCTGCTCTGGGCGTTGGATCAGCTGACCTGGCTTATCCAGTAGTGTTTGCTGCTGGCTTAACCACCACACACCCTCACCAG CTAATGGTTCCCGGGAAGGAAGGCGGGGTACCCCTTGCTCCCAACCAGCCTGCCCTGGGTGCCCAGGCCGACCAGGAGAGATTGGCAACCTACACCCCTTCTGACGGGGCCCACTGTGCTGCCACACCTTCCAGCAG CGAGGACACGGAAACTGTATCAAACAGCAGTGAGGGACGGGCCTCCCCACACGACGTCTTGGAGACCATCTTTGTCCGAAAAGTGGGGGCTTTTGTCAACAAACCCATCAACCAG GTGACCCTGACCAGTTTGGACATACCCTTTGCCATGTTTGCTCCCAAGAATTTGGAGCTGGAGGATGCCGATCCCATG GTGAATCCTCCGGATTCCCCAGAGACTGAGTCTCCTCTCCAAGGCAGCCTGCACTCTGATGGCTCCAGCGGGGGCAGCAGTGGCAACACTCACGACGACTTTGTTATGATTGACTTC aaaccGGCTTTTTCTAAAGATGACATTCTTCCGATGGACTTGGGGACCTTCTATCGTGAATTTCAGAACCCCCCTCAGCTGAGCAGCCTCTCCATAGATATTGGGGCCCAGTCAATGGCCGAGGACTTG GACTCGCTACCAGAGAAGCTGGCTGTGCACGAGAAGAATGTCCGAGAATTTGATGCCTTTGTAGAAACCCTGCAGTAA
- the ATG13 gene encoding autophagy-related protein 13 isoform X3, with the protein METDLNSQDRKDLDKFIKFFALKTVQVIVQARLGERICTRSSSSPTGSDWFNLAIKDIPEVTHEAKKALAGQLPAVGRSMCVEISLKTSEGDSMELEIWCLEMNEKCDKEIKVSYTVYNRLSLLLKSLLAITRVTPAYRLSRKQGHEYVILYRIYFGEVQLNGLGEGFQTVRVGTVGTPVGTITLSCAYRINLAFMSTRQFERTPPIMGIIIDHFVDRPYPSSSPMHPCNYRTAGEDTGVTYPSVEDSQEVCTTSFSTSPPSQLMVPGKEGGVPLAPNQPALGAQADQERLATYTPSDGAHCAATPSSSEDTETVSNSSEGRASPHDVLETIFVRKVGAFVNKPINQVTLTSLDIPFAMFAPKNLELEDADPMVNPPDSPETESPLQGSLHSDGSSGGSSGNTHDDFVMIDFKPAFSKDDILPMDLGTFYREFQNPPQLSSLSIDIGAQSMAEDLDSLPEKLAVHEKNVREFDAFVETLQ; encoded by the exons ATGGAAACTGATCTCAATTCCCAGGACAGAAAGGACCTGGACAAGTTCATTAAATTTTTTGCCCTCAAG aCTGTCCAAGTGATTGTCCAGGCTCGACTTGGCGAGAGGATTTGTACTCGTTCGTCTTCATCCCCAACGGGTTCAGATTGG TTCAATTTAGCCATCAAAGACATCCCGGAGGTCACACATGAAGCCAAGAAGGCACTGGCGGGGCAGCTGCCTGCCGTTGGCAGATCTATGTGCGTGGAGATCTCCCTCAAGACTTCTGAG GGAGATTCCATGGAGCTAGAAATCTGGTgtcttgaaatgaatgaaaa GTGtgataaagaaatcaaagttTCCTACACGGTGTACAACAGACTGTCGTTGCTGCTGAAGTCTCTTCTTGCTATAACTAGGGTGACACCTGCTTACAGACTCTCCAGAAAACAGGGGCACGAATATGTCATATTGTACAG AATATATTTTGGGGAAGTTCAGCTGAATGGCTTAGGAGAAG GTTTCCAGACAGTCCGTGTTGGGACTGTGGGCACCCCTGTGGGCACCATCACTCTTTCTTGTGCTTACAGAATTAACTTGGCATTCATGTCCACCAG GCAATTTGAGAGGACCCCACCCATCATGGGGATCATCATCGATCACTTTGTGGACCGTCCCTATCCCAGCTCCTCGCCCATGCACCCCTGCAATTACAG AACCGCTGGTGAGGACACTGGAGTAACATATCCTTCTGTGGAAGATTCTCAAGAAGTGTGTACCACTTCTTTTTCAACCTCCCCTCCATCCCAG CTAATGGTTCCCGGGAAGGAAGGCGGGGTACCCCTTGCTCCCAACCAGCCTGCCCTGGGTGCCCAGGCCGACCAGGAGAGATTGGCAACCTACACCCCTTCTGACGGGGCCCACTGTGCTGCCACACCTTCCAGCAG CGAGGACACGGAAACTGTATCAAACAGCAGTGAGGGACGGGCCTCCCCACACGACGTCTTGGAGACCATCTTTGTCCGAAAAGTGGGGGCTTTTGTCAACAAACCCATCAACCAG GTGACCCTGACCAGTTTGGACATACCCTTTGCCATGTTTGCTCCCAAGAATTTGGAGCTGGAGGATGCCGATCCCATG GTGAATCCTCCGGATTCCCCAGAGACTGAGTCTCCTCTCCAAGGCAGCCTGCACTCTGATGGCTCCAGCGGGGGCAGCAGTGGCAACACTCACGACGACTTTGTTATGATTGACTTC aaaccGGCTTTTTCTAAAGATGACATTCTTCCGATGGACTTGGGGACCTTCTATCGTGAATTTCAGAACCCCCCTCAGCTGAGCAGCCTCTCCATAGATATTGGGGCCCAGTCAATGGCCGAGGACTTG GACTCGCTACCAGAGAAGCTGGCTGTGCACGAGAAGAATGTCCGAGAATTTGATGCCTTTGTAGAAACCCTGCAGTAA